The proteins below come from a single Meleagris gallopavo isolate NT-WF06-2002-E0010 breed Aviagen turkey brand Nicholas breeding stock unplaced genomic scaffold, Turkey_5.1 ChrUn_random_7180001951303, whole genome shotgun sequence genomic window:
- the LOC100538764 gene encoding ras-related protein Rab-11A-like — PALLFDGSPLVLSSGGSPLKLGCGWRCFGEGLTLRSLHPVVLIGDSGVGKSNLLSRFTRNEFNLESKSTIGVEFATRSIQVDNKTVKAQIWDTAGQERYRAITSAYYRGAVGALLVYDIAKYLTYENAERWLTELQDHADANIIIMLVGNKSDLRHLRAVPTDEARSFAEKNGLSFLETSALDSTNVEMAFHNILSEIYRSAAQRQIAAQPEAQFGPSSSVEPIQVLPTQDGRQAQCCQSI; from the exons CCTGCCCTGCTGTTTGATGGGTCCCCACTCGTGTTGAGCTCTGGTGGTTCCCCACTCAAGTTGGGCTGTGGATGGCGATGCTTCGGGGAGGGACTGACGCTGCGCTCCTTACACCCAGTGGTGCTCATCGGGGACTCTGGCGTGGGGAAGAGCAACCTGCTGTCCCGCTTCACCCGCAACGAGTTCAACCTGGAGAGCAAGAGCACCATCGGGGTGGAGTTTGCCACCCGGAGCATCCAGGTGGACAACAAGACGGTGAAGGCACAGATCTGGGACACGGCCGGGCAGGAGCGGTACCGCGCCATCACCTCCGC GTACTACCGTGGGGCGGTGGGAGCGCTGCTGGTGTACGACATCGCCAAGTATCTGACGTATGAGAACGCCGAGCGTTGGCTGACGGAGCTGCAGGACCACGCCGACGCCAACATCATCATCATGTTGGTGGGCAATAAGAGCGACCTGCGGCACCTGCGCGCTGTGCCCACCGACGAGGCCCGGAGCTTTGCAG AGAAGAATGGGCTCTCCTTCCTTGAGACGTCGGCTCTGGATTCCACCAACGTGGAGATGGCATTCCACAACATCCTTTCTG AGATCTATCGCAGCGCGGCACAGCGGCAGATCGCGGCGCAGCCCGAGGCTCAGTTCGGCCCCAGCAGCTCGGTGGAGCCCATCCAGGTGCTGCCCACGCAGGACGGCCGCCAGGCGCAGTGCTGTCAGAGCATCTGA